The stretch of DNA CTCTAAGAAATTTCGCAGTCCAGAGTTTTGGCTGGCGGGAGGAGCCTTTTGTTCCAAGAACCCTACTTTAAAAACTCCGAGGCTGGCGGGAACCATAGGGGCGTGTCTCCCCACGACACTAGGCTAGAGGTGGGGGCGTGGCCTTTTGGGGTGTGCGGGCTCCTGGCCAATGGGTGTTGTGAGGGGCGTGGCCCATGGCGGGGCGGGAGTGAGGAGGTGGCTTCAGCTCCCCGCATCTTTTCCCCACCAAGCGGTTCTCATTAGATCCCGGAGAGCCCTGGTGCTCTCCGGCTCCTTGGTTGTGGCAGTGGGTCCCACCAGACGCGCCCTGTGCACGTTACTTCGGGACGCCAGGGTTCGCCTTCTGCTCATCCGGCCGGGGCCAGACACCCTATTCGCTTTTTCTTACTGCAGCGCCCGAGTCTTCAGTTCTTTTAAAACAAGATGCCGTCGGGTTTCCAGCAGATCGGCTCTGAAGTAAGGTTCAACATTCGGGGGCAAATCGGGGACGCGGGTCCGGCTTTTCTTGGGCTGGGGTCGAGGTTGGGGTCAGCTAGGAGGCGGTTCCTGCGCAGGCGCAGGGGTTGGAAATGGGGGGCTGGCTATTTATACTCAGCCTAGACAACCCGTGACTGTCAGATTCCAATCCCTCCATGAGACAGAGTGGGTCCGAAGGGCTCTTCACGCGCCCAGGCTGCGACGAATCCAGAGTTTGTCTCCTGTCTTACTGTACGCAGCACTGAGTGGCTTCCTGCCCTCACCTCAACTTGGGAAGGCAGATCCGGAGTCTCACCCTCCCAGAGCTGCGGGTCTATTCAGACTCACAGGGTTTCTGGGACCGAGGCACTTTGGgggccccacccccactcctggcGCTCCTCCAGGAGGCTGAACTTTCTCTTGGCCTTGCGGTGGGTGGAGGGGCAGAGGGGAGTGTCagcccccaccctaccccccagCTCAGGTTTCCTCTTGGAGACAGACTGTACCGCCAGCAGCAGTCACCACTGCCACCGCCCctcacaccaccatgcctgcctcttcccttgggcatggctctctctccctgctaAAATCCCGTTATATCCCCTGGTCCTTGGTCCCAGCTTAGGAGTTGAGGGAAGGTTAGGCCGAGACTTTAAAAGCAATGACCCAGATGCCCTTTCTGGAATGGCCGTTCTTGGGCCTGTTGAGGGCCCGCTGGAGCCCGCTGAGAGAACTTCcagaaggaagagatgaggaTTAGGGCTGATACTAATACTAAACCTAACAGTTTATAAAAGCAGGCAATATCTGGGATATTATTAACAGCCGATTTTAGCTTTTACAGTCTTTTTACAGACTGACAGGTAGTCCAGGGAGGCAGTATCACCtcacaaaagaggaaactcaggTTCCCTTCAGAGTGGGGAAGTGACTTACCCAAGGTCACACGAATCTAAGCCTGCCTCAAGGTCACAGGGGAATTCTGAGGTTTGCCTGTAGTGTGGCCCCAGACACGCGTTTTTCCTACATGCCCAGGTTCCTGTTGAGTTGTTTACAGTGGAATCTTTGAACAATTCCTAATATGGCCCACTTTCTCTCACCCAGTCTGTTGGATGGAGCCCAGGATCTTCATGCTCCAGCTGGGCCTGGGCCCCTGAAGGAAGCCAAACGGGATTTTATGTGACACGCTTCCctttgtctgtccatctgtccaggATGGGGAACCCCCTCGGCAGAGGGTGACTGGGACTCTAGTCCTCGCTGTGTTCTCGGCTGTGCTCGGCTCCCTTCAGTTTGGCTACAACATTGGGGTCATCAATGCCCCACAGAAGGTGAGAGATGGTACAGCTGTGGAGGTGAGCACTCGGAGGTGACAGAAAGAGGTCTCTAGATTCACTCCCATGTCGTCCCCCAGGTGATTGAACAGAGCTACAATGCGACATGGCTGGGGAGGCAGGGTCCTGAGGGACCCAATTCCATCCCACAAGGCACCCTTACTACACTCTGGGCTCTCTCCGTGGCCATCTTTTCTGTGGGCGGcatgatttcttccttcctcGTTGGCATTATTTCTCAGTGGTTGGGAAGGTATGGAGCTggagagcaggggtggggaggtaggAAGGAGGGCCATAGCATGGGTGCCCTGACCAGCCCTCCTCCTTGTGTGCCTGCCAGGAAAAGGGCTATGCTGGCCAATAATGTCTTGGCAGTGCTGGGGGGCACCCTCATGGGCCTAGCCAACGCCGCTGCCTCCTATGAGATCCTCATTCTCGGCCGCTTCCTCATCGGCGCCTACTCAGGTACCTGTGGGTGCAATGGCGCTGTTGTGCCCCTGCTGTCCTCAATCGTGTATGGGCTTCTGTaagccctcttttcttccttctgcccagGGCTAACGTCAGGCTTGGTGCCTATGTATGTGGGAGAAATCGCCCCCACTCATCTTCGGGGTGCCTTGGGAACACTCAACCAATTGGCCATCGTCATTGGCATTCTAATTGCCCAGGTAAAGGCCTGGCCTTGAGAGGAGTTAAGAGGAGGAGCTGGATTGGACATCCATAGTCGAGCAGGAAGGAGTAAAGACACCTTTCTATCTTTCCTACCTTCTCCCACAGGTGTTGGGCTTGGAGTCTATGCTGGGCACAGCTACCCTGTGGCCGCTGCTTCTGGCTATCACAGTACTTCCTGCCCTTCTGCAGCTGATTCTGTTGCCCTTCTGTCCCGAGAGCCCCAGATACCTCTACATCATCCGGAACTTGGAGGGGCCTGCCCGAAAGAGTGAGCTCTCACCTTGCATATAGCCCAGGCTCACACCTCCATCCCATCCATCTTGCTAGTACCCTCCTCCTCTCAGGCTCCATAAGGCCTGAcattccccacccccaggtcTGAAGCGTCTAACAGGCTGGGCTGATGTGTCTGATGCACTGGCTGAGCTGAAGGATGAGAAGCGGAAGTTGGAACGAGAGCGGCCCATGtctctgccccagctcctgggcagCCGCACCCACCGGCAGCCTCTCATCATTGCGGTTGTGCTACAACTGAGCCAGCAGCTCTCCGGCATCAATGCTGTACGTATGGAGACCCAGGCAGACAGTGGGTCAGGTAGCAAtttggagaaagggagaagggaataaGCCATCTCCTCTATCAGCATTCAGGCTCAGTCCAGTTTGGTGTGGTTGGAAAGGGCCAGACATTCCTACCATGGTCCTTCCTGCTCCCTCACTTCTAGGTTTTCTACTATTCAACCAGCATCTTCGAGTCAGCTGGCGTAGGACAGCCAGCCTACGCCACCATAGGAGCTGGTGTGGTCAACACGGTCTTCACGTTGGTCTCGGTAACTGTGCCTGTGGAGCGGCCACATCACTAGGTTTTTAGCCCTGGGTGCCTTGGAGATCCTACTCTTGTTTTTTCCCAACTGACcggctccccaccccccaccccaacaggTGCTCTTGGTAGAACGTGCTGGGCGACGGACGCTCCATCTCCTAGGCCTGGCAGGCATGTGTGGCTGCGCCATCTTGATGACAGTGGCTCTGCTCCTGCTGGTGAGGACACAGCAGTCCAACCCATGGGGATAACCTCATGGGGCTATGGGACTGCGTGCTGGGACCACGGGAGCTTGGTTCTAGAGTCCGGTCTGCTTCTGAAGTACCCTGGCCACACCAGGGCCTAGCTATAGCACAAGTCTAGCAGTCCCTGTGAAGCCTCAGGACCCATAATTCCCAAAGAAACATCTTCAGAGCCAAGCTGGGAATCAACCATTACAGGACAATCTCCACCTGGAAACCATCTGAGGCAGCCAATAAAATGGCAGCACTCAGACACGCTCCACAGCGGctcaacatttgggaggctgTGGTGAAAGACTTACAAGTTCCAGGCCCGTCTGAAAAGTGGGTGAAGAGGGGGTGCTCCAGGGTCTGATCTAGCCTAGAATGGCAACCTCTACCCAACAAGCCCTGGAAAGGAGATTTCAGTTCTCTGGGCCTAGGGCAAGAGGAGAGAGATCTAGAGAGGTTGGGATCAAATTTTCTACTCTTCTTTCCTGGTCTCTAGGAACGGGTTCCAGCCATGAGCTATGTCTCCATCTTGGCCATATTTGGCTTTGTGGCCTTCTTTGAGATCGGCCCCGGCCCCATCCCCTGGTTCATTGTGGCCGAGCTCTTCAGCCAGGGACCCCGCCCAGCAGCCATGGCTGTAGCTGGTTTCTCCAACTGGACCTGTAACTTCATTGTTGGCATGGGTTTCCAGTATGTTGCGGTAGGTTCCCGGCCCTTTGCCCAGCTTCCCATGACCAGTGGCCAGAGGGGAGGCAACCCACCCCTAGTTCCCGCGCTGTCCAGTCAGGGACTCCCAGGCTCACAGGTAGTTTCTGGATGGAACTACACCAGAGTCAAACAAGTAGAAATAGATGGGCCAGcagcagagttttttttttcttcagagttatcttttaaaaaataaacagtggTATAATTTAGaccagaaataaaatgattaactTTCTAGTAATGCTATAAGTGGTTTAGGAATCTACTCCAAGTGTACGCTCTTAGGATAGCAAAGGGTGAAAAGCTAAAGGGGTTTTTCcatgtaaattttaatttctggtCATTTCTGGTATCTCTTGAAGGAGTCACCTGCTCCTTGAAGTAGCCCCAGCTCCTTATTAGTCTTTAGCTCCTTGCTTCCCACCCTCTGTCGTCAACACCTCTTTCTCCGACTGTCCCAGGATGCTATGGGTCCCTACGTCTTCCTTCTATTTGCCGTCCTCCTGCTTGGCTTCTTCGCCTTCACCTTCCTCAAAGTGCCTGAAACCAGAGGCCGGACGTTTGACCAGATCTCAGCTGCCTTCCGTCGGACACCTTCCCTCTTAGAGCAGGAGGTGAAACCCAGTACAGAGCTTGAATACTTAGGGCCAGATGAGAACGActgaggggcagggcagggtgggagAGCCGCCCTCTCCACCCACGCCCCTCCTTTCCTCTGCAGCACTTTAGCCCCCTTTTCCCATCACCTCCAGGATGGAGGAACTGCAGCCTGGAGAACTGGGAAGCTGAGGGAAGGGTGGTTCATGTACCCCCTCATTCCCCTCCTGTGACTTGGATTATTTATGTGTTGTGGCTAGGCTGTGGCCACCCAGTGGGCTATTCTCCTCTTttgccttcctcctgcccctaccCAGACTCAGCCCCAGAATAGT from Microtus ochrogaster isolate Prairie Vole_2 chromosome 7, MicOch1.0, whole genome shotgun sequence encodes:
- the Slc2a4 gene encoding solute carrier family 2, facilitated glucose transporter member 4, producing MPSGFQQIGSEDGEPPRQRVTGTLVLAVFSAVLGSLQFGYNIGVINAPQKVIEQSYNATWLGRQGPEGPNSIPQGTLTTLWALSVAIFSVGGMISSFLVGIISQWLGRKRAMLANNVLAVLGGTLMGLANAAASYEILILGRFLIGAYSGLTSGLVPMYVGEIAPTHLRGALGTLNQLAIVIGILIAQVLGLESMLGTATLWPLLLAITVLPALLQLILLPFCPESPRYLYIIRNLEGPARKSLKRLTGWADVSDALAELKDEKRKLERERPMSLPQLLGSRTHRQPLIIAVVLQLSQQLSGINAVFYYSTSIFESAGVGQPAYATIGAGVVNTVFTLVSVLLVERAGRRTLHLLGLAGMCGCAILMTVALLLLERVPAMSYVSILAIFGFVAFFEIGPGPIPWFIVAELFSQGPRPAAMAVAGFSNWTCNFIVGMGFQYVADAMGPYVFLLFAVLLLGFFAFTFLKVPETRGRTFDQISAAFRRTPSLLEQEVKPSTELEYLGPDEND